The Lycium barbarum isolate Lr01 chromosome 9, ASM1917538v2, whole genome shotgun sequence genome has a segment encoding these proteins:
- the LOC132612060 gene encoding uncharacterized protein LOC132612060 — translation MAEYETCILGLRLALNVDVKDLQVISDSNLLIHQVREEWATKNEKIILYVVLVQRLADRFQEIKFKHIPRTQNEFADALATIVSMIQHPDSRYIDPVKIEIRDQPAYCAFVEVETEGKPWYIDIKVYLEKGEYPEGITLN, via the coding sequence atggctgaatatgaAACATGTATCTTGGGTCTACGTTTAGCCCTCAACGTGGATGTGAAAGATCTTCAGGTAATTAGCGACTCGAATTTGCTAATTCATCAAGTTCGAGAAGAGTGGGCcaccaagaatgaaaagatcATACTGTATGTTGTACTTGTGCAAAGATTGGCAGATCGATTCCAAGAAATCAAGTTCAAACACATACCAAGAACCCAaaatgagtttgctgatgcattggcaacaatagTATCTATGATTCAGCATCCCGACAGTAGATACATCGATCCTGTCAAAATTGAAATCAGAGATCAGCCAGCCTACTGTGCTTTTGTAGAGGTAGAGACTGAGGGAAAACCTTGGTACATTGACATAAAAGTGTACTTGGAGAAAGGAGAGTATCCTGAAGGAATCACCTTAAATTAG